In the genome of Candidatus Methylomirabilota bacterium, one region contains:
- a CDS encoding DUF455 family protein produces MDRPIAYDKLAREDRFVRMRARRVAELRVAQGLPPFPDLASRESIRERVHGILVGELQAMEGAGRSVYDFPDAPWEFTMDMARQVWDESRHVEVYTRLLEHLGGYVGEFPESTILWRCACAEDAAARVAGVNRGLEGLACDVFAQLIEIARRLPDPIIARAVDYVLADEITHVRMGSYWLNKLTEGDPERRRRAVEFQESIDERFNLGGMRRPGAADEVPISISDEIRRLAGFTEEEIQRLVKATQRSPVY; encoded by the coding sequence ATGGACCGTCCGATCGCCTACGACAAGCTCGCCCGGGAGGACCGCTTCGTGCGCATGCGCGCGCGGCGTGTCGCCGAGCTGCGCGTGGCACAGGGGCTCCCGCCGTTCCCCGACCTCGCCTCGCGGGAGTCGATCCGGGAGCGCGTGCACGGGATCCTGGTCGGCGAGCTCCAGGCCATGGAGGGAGCCGGCCGGTCGGTGTACGACTTCCCCGATGCGCCGTGGGAGTTCACGATGGACATGGCACGGCAGGTCTGGGACGAGTCGCGCCACGTGGAAGTCTACACGCGGCTCCTCGAGCACCTCGGCGGGTACGTCGGCGAGTTTCCGGAGAGCACGATCCTGTGGCGGTGTGCGTGCGCCGAGGACGCGGCCGCCCGAGTGGCCGGTGTCAATCGGGGACTCGAGGGCCTCGCCTGCGATGTGTTCGCCCAGCTCATCGAGATCGCCAGGCGGCTGCCCGATCCGATCATCGCGCGCGCCGTGGACTACGTCCTCGCCGACGAGATCACCCACGTCCGGATGGGGTCCTACTGGCTGAACAAGCTGACCGAGGGCGACCCCGAGCGCCGCCGCCGCGCGGTCGAGTTCCAGGAGTCGATCGACGAGCGGTTCAACCTGGGCGGGATGCGGCGACCGGGTGCCGCCGACGAAGTGCCTATTTCCATTTCGGACGAGATCCGCCGCCTGGCCGGCTTCACCGAAGAGGAGATCCAGCGGCTGGTCAAGGCCACCCAGCGCAGCCCTGTCTACTGA